From Labrus mixtus unplaced genomic scaffold, fLabMix1.1 SCAFFOLD_89, whole genome shotgun sequence, a single genomic window includes:
- the LOC132967232 gene encoding NADH dehydrogenase [ubiquinone] iron-sulfur protein 3, mitochondrial-like: MMPKYIQQVQVTCYNELEVMIHPDGVVPVLTFLRDHTNAQFRNMIDLTAVDIPSRQNRFEIVYNLLSLRYNSRIRVKTYTDELTPVDSAVPVHMAANWYERELSQNLQAQSEESAFIYLNPTSVFLSGD; encoded by the exons ATGATGCCCAAATACATCCAGCAGGTTCAG GTGACCTGTTATAATGAGCTGGAGGTGATGATCCATCCTGATGGCGTTGTCCCTGTGCTGACCTTCCTGAGGGACCACACCAACGCCCAGTTCAGGAACATGATCGACCTGACGGCTGTCGACATCCCCTCACGGCAGAACCGCTTTGAG ATTGTGTACAACCTGCTGTCGCTGCGCTACAACTCCCGTATCCGTGTTAAGACGTACACAGATGAGTTAACCCCTGTGGACTCTGCTGTGCCGGTCCACATGGCTGCAAACTGGTACGAGAGGGAGCTGAGTCAGAACCTGCAGGCCCAGTCTGAAGagtcagcatttatttatttgaatcccACGTCAGTCTTTCTCAGTGGGGactaa